A region from the Mya arenaria isolate MELC-2E11 chromosome 2, ASM2691426v1 genome encodes:
- the LOC128215546 gene encoding gustatory and pheromone receptor 39a-like, producing the protein MPATKVHVLPASCDIGEEGESSGIQASFRSFLTCMKITGLHHLKRRKTNGGKIWKRLAWMYRLFVPGVLLANFVFSMGEFRSITSFDAYSLDHMIASISFLQVTLFSLNNIIRGRRWDRFYKAWDEYTEVNKIETSRWIRKFSLAVMWGYFIWIATAAGFLALNMSNPRQPSGFAELLPDSLMSPVMVFTSIAYFFCASTSFLLTAQFILTCTAICRVLHVLYRAMCISIEHDDTLKEKMEMFRQQHEKCCRIISLADDVLSVFTLVTVFTTIPLIVITLYFVLFDKSEVETLAYAATCWSITLSVLQLTVIFLFGGAVNYMAHRPATLLYGLDLNRTAQLSVQQLGVFLTRLTSQPIGMTAFGLFVLDKPTIFTFVGSIMTYAIVMIQFKPGDNTCPITCNCTV; encoded by the exons atgccaGCAACGAAGGTGCATGTCCTACCAGCGAGCTGCGACATAGGAGAGGAAGGTGAGAGTTCCGGTATCCAGGCGTCCTTCCGTTCGTTTTTAACATGCATGAAAATCACGGGACTGCACCACTTGAAAAGGCGCAAAACCAATGGCGGCAAAATTTGGAAACGATTAGCATGGATGTATAGACTATTTGTGCCAGGTGTTTTGTTGGCgaattttgtgttttcaatgGGAGAGTTTCGCAGTATCACCAGTTTTGATGCATATTCGTTGGATCACATGATAGCATCAATTTCATTTCTGCAGGTGACATTATTTTCTCTGAACAACATTATTCGAGGTAGAAGATGGGACAGGTTCTATAAAGCTTGGGACGAGTACACGGAGGTTAACAAAATCGAAACAAGCCGTTGGATCAGAAAGTTCTCACTCGCGGTCATGTGGGGCTACTTTATCTGGATTGCTACAGCGGCTGGGTTTCTCGCCTTAAACATGTCCAACCCCAGGCAACCGTCGGGATTCGCCGAACTTCTTCCGGATTCCCTTATGTCACCAGTAATGGTCTTCACCAGTATTGCATACTTTTTCTGTGCCTCGACGTCATTTTTGCTCACAGCACAGTTTATTCTCACATGCACTGCCATTTGCAGAGTTCTGCACGTGTTGTACAGAGCAATGTGTATATCTATTGAACATGACGACACCCTCAAAgagaaaatggaaatgtttcGGCAGCAGCACGAGAAATGCTGCCGCATAATAAGCCTCGCCGACGACGTTTTGTCTGTGTTCACCTTGGTAACGGTGTTCACGACCATTCCGCTCATCGTGATCACGCTGTACTTCGTGTTGTTCGACAAGTCGGAGGTAGAAACGTTGGCATACGCCGCCACGTGTTGGTCCATCACGCTCAGTGTTCTCCAGCTAACCGTCATCTTTCTGTTTGGCGGCGCAGTTAACTATATG GCGCACAGACCGGCCACGTTGCTGTATGGATTGGACCTGAACAGGACAGCGCAACTCTCCGTTCAACAG CTGGGTGTATTTTTGACGCGACTGACGAGCCAGCCTATCGGGATGACGGCCTTCGGCCTGTTCGTCCTCGACAAACCTACCATCTTCACG TTTGTGGGCAGCATCATGACGTACGCCATTGTGATGATCCAGTTCAAGCCGGGAGACAACACATGCCCCATCACGTGCAATTGTACTGTCTAG